DNA from Pseudomonas putida:
CACCCTGCCCCGAGACCCGATTATGCTGGCGGTAATTACGCTTACGCTGATAGCAATCGGATCGTAACCTGTGGCTTCTATGACAAAGGTGCATTCAACCCAGGCGGTGCATGTAGCTATGTGATCGCATGTAACTAGACGCCTGAAGCTGCTACTAGGATCGCACGCATCGCGCGTACATACTTTGCCCTCTTGGGTATGAGCTATCAGCAGTTGATAGATACCAGAAACCATCAGCCCCTATGTAAATCTTCCCCCAATAACTATCGTAGTTATTCAAAGAAGCCATGCTGATCAGGGTGGGAAAGCAGAATCCTTCAGTGCTCGCAATCATGCGGACTGTTTGTTGGTAGCCGGCAATGTATTCGGCGGTCAGCTCAAATTTTGCTGCAGCCTGCCGCCACGCACCGGATTGGCAAACCTATTGGACACAAAAGAATGGAACTGCTGCTCCACCTGAAGCTATATCTAAGGCTGCGTCACTGAGGCGGAAAGTGAAGGCCGCTGCCGAGCCCCATTCACTAGTCCAGTAATAGACTCCATTATTGAGCCCCATTGATCTCAAAATGTGCATTTCCGACAGGCTTGCCAAATGCCATTTCTCACCCTTGGAACCGCAAACTTGGTTGGCGGCATACCAGGTGTTTGCTGGACTAACTTCATGTTTAAGTTTTCTATCACCACTGCCAGCCCACACCCCGGATTGGCAAGATGGTTATGCGTTACGTCGAACTGCTTGCCTGGCCTTGTAGTTTTAATAAGTTGTTCAAGTGTTGGTCTAGTGACGAAATTTGGTCGGAATCGGCCAAGCCTCGAGAAATCTGTCGCAAAGTCTCTAATGCTTTAGCAGACTCTGCAACAGCCTCAGAGTGTTCTTTGGTCGCCAACTGCTCAAGAAGAGCATGCTGTGAGCTCAAGCTGGAAATAGTGGCCTTGATGAAAACGAGAAAATCCAAACTATTCATCTCACCACTCCCTTATCGATGAGGTTATTGGTAGGTCTTTAACCCCAACCGTGTACCCATAGAAATTGTAATGGGTAAGGACCCCTGCATTCGCCACAGCACAGCTGACGCTACTGCCACAGAACACGTATCCGAAACCACCGCATACATTGGACCGACACTTGATGGTTCCAGAAAACAGACTACCCGTTACGCTACCGGTGCCGCTGTACCCAGTATTGCCGTTAATGCCGATTTGCCATCCGCCAAGCTCGCCCGAGCCGGCGGCTGTCCACACCCCGGATTGGCAAACCTGTTAAGGCTTGCTGCAAGAGTAAGTTAGGCATGGATTACAGCCACCTATCTGGACACCTCCGATCAGGTTTGGAACCAGTCCCGTCGGGCAGCTATATCCACCGGTAAATCTATTCACGTACTGCCCGGTTATCCCAGTCATAAAGCCAGAACCTACACCATCTGCAGAACCGCCCGATTTCCACACCCCGGATTGGCAAGATGGTTACTTTTGGCAAACGTGATACCAATAGTATGGAGTTGCACCTGCGTAACTGAAACCTGTGAGGTTTGAGGAAAATCCCAACGGACAACTACATGCACCTGTTTGGGGGTTGGCAATACCACATCCTGATTCGGTCATTGACCCAACTCCTGTATATGCTCCCCCAAACCTTGCCGACACTGCTTTCCAAGCACCGGATTGGCAAAATAGGATTGCCCCAAGATGCCCAATCCACAAGGCCTGGGCAATCTCAAGACATCACCTAATCACCGCAAAAAAGTGTGAGCCCCATCTGAGGGGCAATTCTGGCTCAACGGGTCGAGCATGATTATTTCGCCCTCGTTAACCTGCTCCAGATACTGATCAGGAGCTGGAATAGGCTCCTTGTCCCTTAACGACACCATCAGATGACGTAGCAGCGCATCTTCCGCCACTCGCTTTGCCAACTCTGCAGTACCCCCAGCGCCTTGTACACCATCGAAGTCGAGCACCCGCACGGTGACGCCGCTGGGTGTTTCCGAAACGACAGCAGGATACGGCACCAGGTGATTGATGATCACCTGCTGGCCACGGTGCTTGTTCCCCTCAAGCTTTTTCACCAATCGGGACGCTTTCAAGTGGGTGTACCTCTTCAACATCGCCAGGCTCTTGTGACCACTGATCGCAGCAATTTCCATAATGTCGAGTGTGCCGAGCTCGAAGAGGCGCGAGCAGGCTTCATGCCGGAGGTCGTGGAAATGAAGGTCCTTGATGTCCAGCCGTTGCAGCATGATGCGCCAGGCCGACTTCAACCCATTAGCGGTATAGCCAAACACCTTGCCCTTCGTCCGTGCCCCGAGCTGGATCAACGCATCACGAGCTTTGAGGCTCAGGGGCACATCCCTCTTCGATCCGTTCTTGGTATCGGGGAGGTGCGCAATTCGCCGCTGTAGGCTGATGTGCTCCCACTCAAGCTTCAACAGTTCCCCCTGGCGCATAGCTGTCTCGATCGCCAGCACAACCAGGACATAGAGGTCTGGTGTGGGATGCGCATGGCAATAACGCATGATCTGGCGCTCCTCGCGGGCAGTTAGTCGCCGATCTCGGCCAGGTGCTGCTTTCGGTTTGCGTACGTTCGAGACCGGGTTCGACTCGCACACCCCCCACTCGATCCGGCCAATGTCGAACACGTTCGACAGCAGCGACATTTCCAGGCGCACCGTAGATGGTGATATGGGTAAACCCGTTTTAGGGTTGGTCTGCAAGAGACGCTCGTCGCGGAGACTAGCGATATCAGGGCTTCGAAAATCACGCATGTTCTTGTCGGCATACTTCGACTTAAGCAGACTTGAGATACGGTAACTCTCTTGTACAAAGCCTTTCTTTAGTACGGAGACTTTCTGTCGATAAAGGGTCAGGCCTTCAGCGAGCGTCATGTCCTGGGTCATTCAACTCTTCCAGTTTGGCCTGCAGCAGCCTGGCCAGCTGGTCGAATTGGATTTCCAATGCGCAGCAAAGGTTGAAAACGGTATCCAGGGTTGGAGATTTGTGGCCACGCTCAAGCAGACTGATGTACGACCTATCTACACCAGCTTCGAAGCTCAGCTTTTCTTGCGAGATGCCCCGAGCAGTGCGCAGCTCGGCCAGCACCATGCCGAATGCATGATTGTGCTTTTTCGAAGAGTCTGGTTGTAATTCCAAAAGTCCAACCCGAGATCACGAGATCAAAGGTCAGAATTTTCGGGTTGTTGACTATAATCGTCAGCGGACTATAGTCCACAACGCTCATCCCCCAGGATTTCCTCATGTACATCTACTGGATCGCTATGACCCTGCTGATCGTGGCAGGAGGCATCTTCACTCAGGTGCAGCACACCGATGAGGCCGTGACTGAGCAGGCCACGATCGATGCCCTCAGCCGGAGTATGTTGATCTACCGCTCGGCCGCAGCAGAGTATGCCCGGACCAACCCTGGGTTCACTGGAGCACCGACGGACTCATCCCTGAACCTTCCAAGCTGGTACACCAAGCAAAGCGGGATCGCCACATACATCGTGAGTGGTGTGTCCTACACCTACATCGCGGGAACGGTTCCTGCCGGCCTGCCGGCTGCACTGACCGAGCGCACTGAGTCCGCCACCGTTGGTGTGAAGAGGTCTGGCCAGTTGTTCTCACCGAAGGTGGGTAACATGGCCATAGCCGTTCCAGCGCCCGTCCCAGAGGGGGCAGTCGTTGCGGTCTATTGACAGTTGACGCCTCGCGAAAAAGCCTACGAGCCTTGCATCCCGGCCATGGTACAACCCATAATGACATCAGTTTTGGTTCAACCCCGCTGGCTACTGACGGTCATCAGTAGCGCCCAGGTGTTGTGGTTCGCCTCAACACCAAACCGTAAGCACGCTATAGCTCCGGGAAGGGCGTGCGGATCTGGTTGAAAGCTCTCCCTGTGTCTCCCTGCTCTCTCTAGTCGCGCAGCCGTCTAACTCGTGATGATCGAGTTCACAGGCACATAGAGTTTCAAGAGGTTCGGTGCTTCTTTGATCCAAGGGCCACATTGGTAATGTGGCCCCTCCTCTTCCTTCCCCTTGGGTAGCCTGATGGACTTGTCGAAGGTCCATGAGGCTACCCAATGGGTACTTCTCTCCTTTGCCGGTGGCCCGCCGGCGATAAGCCGGGCTCCTTTTGTGCGCGGATGCGTGCCTCATGTTTGCTGGCCAAAGCCACGAGAATGGCCAGGTGATGAGAGTCGAAACGATCAATGCCCAGGGATCGACGATTCCGACACAGGTGGCTCCTTCAACTTTTTTTTTCAACCACGGCTGGGTCACCTTTCAAGGGCTGATCCAGCCGGACTTCTCCCTCCATCTCTCCCCCTTTCCCCCTCCGCTTGACACAACCCTTCCCCGCTCCGATTATTAAGCCGTGATCTGCTGACGTCGTCAGCAACATGCCCATGCAGCTCGGATCCGTAATGCTGCAGCACGAAGTCTGTGTGATCCACCAGCCCAAGGTCGTTTAGCTTCTGGTAGCACGACCGGTCGACCTCCGTCGATAGAAGCTCCTTCCGCAAACCCAGCGGGGAATACATTTCCCCGTTAGGGACAGTGTTTTCTCCGCATTTTTTAACCGCAGGAGAAACACCATGACCGCAATGTCCGCACCCTCCATCGGCTTCCGTTTTGGCTACGCGCTCGGCACCCTCACCCGTGAGTTCCTGCGCGCCATGAAACGTCCAGCCCCAGTAGTCCCAGCACATGTTCGGCCTGTTGTACAACTCGCGAACATAGCACCCACCCGCAGCGACTGGGATGAGCTTTGCCGCATTCCAACCCTCGCACGCCGCGGTGTTGATCTGAACCAGTGGTTCGAAAACAACACCAAAGCGGTACCACCGACCAAGCGCCGTACCCGTCAGCGCAAGCCGAGCAAACCCAAAGCATCAGAGCTGCGTATGGGCCCGCTGAACGACCTCATAGCTCCAGTTGCGATCTAACTCCCTCCAACCTCACCCAGTGCCAGGCACCCCACCTGGCAAGGTGAGGGCCTGGCGATCAAAGGAACGCCATGGTTTCAAAAAAACGTGCCGCTGTGGCAGACGACCTTCGCAAGATCGGAACGACGGCCGTTGCCGCCGCCCTCGTAGGTATCTTCCTCAGCACTAGCCGTCTCCTGACCGCTTTCGCCCTCGTGGTAGGTGTTGTAATCTGGATCACAGGCATTTACCTCACCCCGGAGGAATGACATGAGCCAAACCACATTCGGCATCCTCATGTTCACCGCCCTGCTCGTCATCTGCGTCGGCATGGCAGTTTGGGCCGATTGGCCTAATATCAAACGCCGGTGCCAGAAGATTCTTCGAGCACATTGATCATCGATTTTCCCTACTTAACCCTCCACCTGGAGGGTTTTTTTCTTTCAGGGCTTGACAATGTGTTTCTCCGTTTCCATCCTTGTGACCGTGAGCTGCTGACGTCGTCAGTAACCCAAGCCCGAGCAGTCATGATCTGAAAGACTGCTACACCCACTGCGGTGTTGATCTCCCCAAAATCGCCAAGCTTCCGGAAGCGCGATTGATCAATCGAGAGATTGATGGAAGCCCACCCAACTTGCTACATCCCAACCCACGCGGGGAATACTTTCCCCCATGGGCGAAGTGTTTCTCCGCTTTCGCTATTGAAACTGGAGAATCACCATGAGCAACCAATCCAACGAAGCCAAATTCTTCGACCTGCACACCACTGGCATCGGCTACCTCAACCGTATCCGTGAAGTAAGCCCCCGCAAGGGCAAGCCCTTCACCTGTGTCACCGTTGCAGCTTTGCACGGCGCGACTGATAAAGCCGAGTATTCCTACATCGACTGCAACGTTGTCGGTGCTGAGGCAGAATCGCTGGTTAAACGCTGCCAGCAGGCCGTTGAAGCCAAAAAGAAGGTGCTCGTCTCCTTCCGAATCGGCGACATCTGGGCTGACGCTTTCACCTATGATAAAGGCGACAAGAAGGGCCAGGCCGGCGCAAGCCTCAAAGGCCGTCTGCTCTTCATCGGCTGGATCAAAGTTGACGGCAAGCTGGTTTACGAAGCGAAGCCGAAAAATGCCACCCCGCCCACTGACAATCAGGGACAACCTGGTGTTGATCAAACGTTGAATCAGGAACAACCTGAGCAACCCGTGAATCAGGGACAGCCAGTCGCCGACCAATTCGGTGAGCAACTCGACCCTGTCCTCGGTAATGATCTTCCCAAGGAAGCCAACCAGGCTGCATAACCCCTATCAAGGCGCTGATTTCAGCGCCTTCATATTCTGCCAAGGAGGCAGTCATGAAAATCCTGTTCGCGTTGAACCTTCTAATCCTGGTCGCCGCTGTAATCCTCGGCGACATTGTTTTCGGTGCCTGCGCTTTCATTGGGCTGAGCGGTTTCGCGATTAACGTGCTCAACCGCAAAGCCAGCACAGTCCCGACTGCGCTCCCCCACTGATCACTAACCTGATTCCTACCCAATAGGGGACGACGATCCCCTTCGGGAGGCGTTTTCCTCACAAAGGACTTCGCCATGCCCTACTGCATCACTGTCGCTGGAGATATTCAGCAGTGCTTCCCTGACTTCGCTACCGCGCGCTCAGATATTCAGGAGCTGCGTAACCAGGGTCAGAAACCTAGGCTGTACTACTCGACCTCATTCGCGCATCTGGGCTGTGAGATCGATGATAACGGGGTGCGAATCCCAGACTACACGAACATGCAGTGGTGCGATTACGCCAAGCTGCTTCCTCACTTCGCCTCATCCTGGTCAATCACGGATGATGAACTGTCAAATGACAGATATCGTCTTGTTGATGTCTATGCGCAACTCAGCGGCCGTGAATACCATCTAGCTGACATGGCCTATGCCCGAGGCGAGATAACTCCCAAGGATCTTCGGGTTAATACATGCCTTATCAGGGTCATACAGGGTCTTATGGATCCGAATGATCTGTAGCATTTCACTTAACCGTATCGGGAACATCACCCGATCTGGCTGATGATCCTCAATGGAGAGACATCATGCCTCCGCTGAACTTCGAGCGAAATTTCGAACTCCTCTACGTACCAATCGATGCGACGTATGCCATCGTGCTGTAACAACCAGACATCCTTCGGCTGCGCTCTTATAAACCTTATCGGGTACATCACCCGAGCGGGTTGGTGACCCCCTCATCGGAGAATCACCATGTCTGAAGCCACCCAAGTCTTCAATGGCGTCATGTTCATCACCAATCCCTTCGAGAAACGAGTTGCCGGGGCCTTCATCCGCGTAGACGTGCTTGAGCGGCGGTTCGCGGACTCAATCAAAGCTAGCTCGAACCTCGCCCTGGATCGCTGTGGCCAACACTTCGAACTGTACGAGATGAGCCTGCTCACTACGCTGCGCGATCAGTATGCAGCTCTCACCTTTCCTCACGACCAGTTGTTCAAACGTGAGGCAGAACGGCAAGGCTTCCAGCTCGATGATGAGCACTACCGCGCTGTACAGGAAGCTAGTTCCAACCTCTGGGAAGAGATCTACGAAGACATGATCTGACCCACCCTGTATCACCAGTCCTCCACCCCGAAGGGTATCCCTTCGGGGGACTTTCAAAGCAGACACCTGGCAACTGTGAGGCCTCAGCCTACAGTCCGGGAAACGAATTCCGTATTGGTTCACTGTCGTTGACAGTGCCTCCCGGAGCCAGGGTTTAAGGCTCCAGCGCGTTGCGCCAACCCACCCAAGATCGCCGAGCACTCGGCAGCGCGATCGCATCACCCAGTGATGGAGTGCCTTCTACATTACCTACCTGCGGGGATCTCATCCTCGCGGACGAGGCCTCGCTTTATTTGGAGACCTCATATGTCGTTTTCCCCCGCCTCATCCGAGGCATACCTCACCCTTCCTGTAGTCTTGGACAACCCGGCTTGGATGCGGGCGGTCTATCTCGAAAACCCCATGCGGGTGGCCGAGATGAGCCAACGCCTCGCCACTGTCGTCCAGGCGGCGTGGCAAGAGCTCAAGCAGCAGCCTCAGGCCAGTGCTCTGTCCTTCGGTGTGTACACGAAGCGCCACACCGGCCGCGACCGTGACTGGGTCGCCCTCATGTTGCAAATCGTGACCCCCGAGGACGAGCCATCCTACATCCAGATCCAGCTGCAGCACACTGCAGACCCCGCCTGACACAGCCATTTTTACTCACCCAGAGGGGTCACCCTCTGGGTGGCTTCTCTCAACCAGGAGCACGCCACATGGCACAATCACCCAACCCATTCCACATCGCTACCGGCGATCACCCTGTACCTCATCCTTGCTACAGCCAAGCGTTCGAGATCGCCTCGGCACACTTGCCCGAGGAGGACTGGGAGGAGCTGCAGGCACTCGTAGAAACTGCTGATACAGCTCTGCTTCATTTCGAGTGCTTCACCCTGCCCGACAGTGACGCCATCGGCTTCAAACTTCTCAGTACGCCCTGGACCGACCAACATCTGGGACAGCACTGGGGGTACGACCTGTCGACACTTCAAGCTCTGCAAGCCGCCGAGGGTTTCAGCGAGGAGACCATCCAAGTGCTCACCCTTGCCGCTCAGGCTGAAGTGAGGTTCCTGGTCATCGACCCCAACAGCAACGTTCTCTACGGTCTGCCTCTGTTCGACTACTGATCACCTTCCACCTCGCGGGGAGCACCCGCTGGTGTTCCCCATGCCTTACGGGGAGCGCACATGATCTCCATCACCGGCCAGTTGGCCATCCGCACCATCTCCGGTCGACTCGGGCTCTTCAACGTCGGCCGCCTCAGTACCTCGATCGGTGAGTTCACCATCAAGGATGCTCTCCTGGATCAGTACCAGGAGGGTAAATACCGAGGTGACTTCGCAATCAAGCAGATTCGACCTTCGTACTACTCGCACGGCGGTCGACTCGTTGTTGAGATCAGGGCTGAACTTGAGGGCATGACCCTGGAGGATGTCACAGGTCTCAGTCGCGAGGACGAAGAACACCTGCCAACAAACGTCCCTGACCCTCTTGAAGAGGACGGGCCACCATCCACACCGATACCGCCACGTCGGACTCCAAATACACCGGCGCGACGGCCCCAAACTGATGCCTTCGCCTCGGATGAGCCCTTCGGGATGAGTCCAACGGCACCACCAAGCACGAACGACATCGATGCCGAGCTGTTTGGCACGGTGTGGCCACTGGGCGAAACCGTGAGGCTCGACACTACCGTTGACCGACAACGGCTTCGCGCCCAATGCACCCGACTGGACCAGCTCGGTTTCACCATGGACTTCAAAACTCAAACCTGGACCAGGGCCTCGCTTTAAAGCGCCCTGCCACACCACTGCCGTGGTCAACCTGAACCACGCACCCTGAGGGGCCTCCTCGGGGGGCTCCATTCTCTACCTGGAGCACCACCATGAACGCCATCTTCAGCAACTTGAGCAAACAAACCCTCGCGAACATCGAGGACCAGCTGTCCAACAACGAGGTGTCGACTGACGAGGAGCTCGTCGACCTGTTCATCGAGGAGTTGGAGCTCACACTGGACCAGGCGGAGGCCGCTATCCGCCTGCGTGACCAGTATCGCATCCAGATTTTCCTTGCTGGTCACGGGCCACTGCACAATGAGAAACCCGTGGTGTTCGATCCAGACACCAGGACCTTCAACTAACCACCAGACCACCCCGGGGGGCTTCCGCCCTCTGGGACGGACGCCTCCACTACGGAGGCCATCATGCACCCATCCCCCTTGTTCCAGATCGAAGAATGCCCGGACCTGTACGTCGACGCCTGTGTGTGCGACGAGCAACGCAACCTGGTGTTCATGTCGGCCTGGGGTCGTGACACCGCACTGCAGGAGTTTCTGGCCAGGCTCACACTTGGCCGAGAAGAGAATGGCATCGAGCAGTTCCACATTCTCGTCGACGGGCGGAGCATTCCCGTTTTCCCTAACCATGACCTACTGGAAAAGCGCACCACACGGCAATTCCGCGGCACCCTATTCGGCAGCATGTTGCACCTCTGGCTGTTCGATCGGCGCGCTTCGGTGCCCGACCAAGCCAATCACTTCGCTTTTGCCCTCCTGGAGCGCAATGAAGCCCCTCACCAACGGCTTTGGCCACTGGTGATCGAGACCTGCCCGCTTCCCCTTCTCCCCCACTGGCACGAGCCCGTGATGGAAGTCCTCACCCAGCACCGCATGCTGACTGCCCTACCCGGGGCGATCGGCAACGTCTGCGCCTGGCGGCTCGCTCTTCAGCTCGACGTGCTCGAGCCCTCCCTCGGAGAGCTGATCCGTCGCGGCGAACTCACTATCGAAGCTCAGGCGTAGGCCTGGGCTCACCTATGACTCAAGGAACGCTTATGGCCCTTATGTTTCCGCGCCTGGCGCGCAACTTTGCCCGCAACGGCTACTACCCCACCGATGAGATCACGCTCGAACGCACGCTGCAGGCGCTCACTCCCGCCACCTCGGGCAGGATGAGGATCTGCGACCCCTGCGCCGGCGAGGGTGTTGCCCTTGCTGAAGCAGCTCACCTCCTGGGCCGCGACCAGGTCCAAGCATTCGCCGTCGAGTACGATCGCGAACGCGCGGATCACGCGCGTGGCCTGCTCGATCGGGTGCTGCACAGCGACCTCTTCGACACCTTGATCAGCCGCCAGTCGTTCGGCTTGCTCTGGCTCAACCCACCCTACGGTGACCTCGTCGCGGATCACTCCGGTGCATCCCAGTACCAAGGCAGCGGCCGCCGGCGCTTGGAGAAAGCTTTTTATCAACGCTGCCTCCCGCTTCTGCAGTACGGCGGCGTCATGGTGCTCATCGTTCCTCACTACGTGCTGGACGACGAGTTCACTGGATGGCTGAGCAACCACTTCACCGAAATGCGTGTATACGGTGCTGCAGACCCCACCTTCAAACAGGTGGTGATCTTCGGCATCCGTGTACGTCGGCAGGACCTGGCCCGGGTTTCCACCAACCAGGTGAGGTCTCGCCTGCAGGCGATCGGCGCCGGCCAGGAGCAAGCTGAGGAGATCCCAGCCAACTGGACATGGGAGCCGTACCTCGTCCCGTCAGCTGCTAGCGAGCTGGAGCACTTCTACCGCATTACCCTGGAGCCGGAGCAATTCGCCTCCGAGATCCTGCGGTTGCGGGGCCTCTGGCCAGACTTCAACTTGCACTTCGGGAAAACCGGGCTTCAACCCCGAGCCCCTGTCCGCGAGCTTTCACGCTGGCACCTCGCACTGGCCCTGGCCGCCGGCGCAATCTCCGGTGTTGTACGT
Protein-coding regions in this window:
- a CDS encoding tyrosine-type recombinase/integrase, giving the protein MTQDMTLAEGLTLYRQKVSVLKKGFVQESYRISSLLKSKYADKNMRDFRSPDIASLRDERLLQTNPKTGLPISPSTVRLEMSLLSNVFDIGRIEWGVCESNPVSNVRKPKAAPGRDRRLTAREERQIMRYCHAHPTPDLYVLVVLAIETAMRQGELLKLEWEHISLQRRIAHLPDTKNGSKRDVPLSLKARDALIQLGARTKGKVFGYTANGLKSAWRIMLQRLDIKDLHFHDLRHEACSRLFELGTLDIMEIAAISGHKSLAMLKRYTHLKASRLVKKLEGNKHRGQQVIINHLVPYPAVVSETPSGVTVRVLDFDGVQGAGGTAELAKRVAEDALLRHLMVSLRDKEPIPAPDQYLEQVNEGEIIMLDPLSQNCPSDGAHTFLR
- a CDS encoding helix-turn-helix domain-containing protein; translated protein: MVLAELRTARGISQEKLSFEAGVDRSYISLLERGHKSPTLDTVFNLCCALEIQFDQLARLLQAKLEELNDPGHDAR
- the pilM gene encoding type IV pilus biogenesis protein PilM → MYIYWIAMTLLIVAGGIFTQVQHTDEAVTEQATIDALSRSMLIYRSAAAEYARTNPGFTGAPTDSSLNLPSWYTKQSGIATYIVSGVSYTYIAGTVPAGLPAALTERTESATVGVKRSGQLFSPKVGNMAIAVPAPVPEGAVVAVY
- a CDS encoding STY4534 family ICE replication protein; its protein translation is MSNQSNEAKFFDLHTTGIGYLNRIREVSPRKGKPFTCVTVAALHGATDKAEYSYIDCNVVGAEAESLVKRCQQAVEAKKKVLVSFRIGDIWADAFTYDKGDKKGQAGASLKGRLLFIGWIKVDGKLVYEAKPKNATPPTDNQGQPGVDQTLNQEQPEQPVNQGQPVADQFGEQLDPVLGNDLPKEANQAA
- a CDS encoding DUF3275 family protein, with the translated sequence MISITGQLAIRTISGRLGLFNVGRLSTSIGEFTIKDALLDQYQEGKYRGDFAIKQIRPSYYSHGGRLVVEIRAELEGMTLEDVTGLSREDEEHLPTNVPDPLEEDGPPSTPIPPRRTPNTPARRPQTDAFASDEPFGMSPTAPPSTNDIDAELFGTVWPLGETVRLDTTVDRQRLRAQCTRLDQLGFTMDFKTQTWTRASL
- a CDS encoding DUF6094 domain-containing protein gives rise to the protein MALMFPRLARNFARNGYYPTDEITLERTLQALTPATSGRMRICDPCAGEGVALAEAAHLLGRDQVQAFAVEYDRERADHARGLLDRVLHSDLFDTLISRQSFGLLWLNPPYGDLVADHSGASQYQGSGRRRLEKAFYQRCLPLLQYGGVMVLIVPHYVLDDEFTGWLSNHFTEMRVYGAADPTFKQVVIFGIRVRRQDLARVSTNQVRSRLQAIGAGQEQAEEIPANWTWEPYLVPSAASELEHFYRITLEPEQFASEILRLRGLWPDFNLHFGKTGLQPRAPVRELSRWHLALALAAGAISGVVRSKSGRTLVVKGDTYKDKVRKTEFTEDEKGNVSEVRILTDRFIPIIRAWEMTPSSVNHGQVLIISSSPASNDETPATDQSVATPLFNPGQIMMTAAVSHLVETGQLNPTPALKRHLAGDWGELCDDDRSSNQLALTHGDRLFSSYDIDAGDESRLWIITEADRSSTTLLLPSDY